A window of Thiovulum sp. ES genomic DNA:
TGAAAACGGAATAGTTTCTTTTCTTGCAGGTAGTCGAAAAAGTGAAATCAAAAACTTGATGCCAACTTTTAGAGAATTGGCAAAAGAGTTTTCATGCGAAAAACGACTTGTTGTTCCACCACATTTAGATTTGGAAATCTACGGAGATATTTCTGATTTTAAAATCTATCGAAATAGTGAAGAGGCTCTAAAAAACTCTGAATTTGCTTATATTTGTAGCGGAACAGCGACACTTGAATCCGCAATTATGGGAGTTCCATTTGCACTTGTTTTTAAGACCTCATCGCTAGAATACTCAATTGGTCGGAAATTTGTAAAACTGAAATATGTAGGATTGGCAAATATTATTTTTGATAAATTAGGAATTTGCGGAGAATTTCATTCAGAACATTTGCAAAATTTAAAAATCAAAGAATTGATACATGAATTTAAGAATAGCAATCCAAAAAAATTTATCTCAAACTCAAAAATCTTGAGAAAATTACTAAATGGAAATCCATCAAAAGAGATTCGGGAGATAATTTTTGGAAAGAGTTGAAAAAAGTTTTTCTCGTTCAAGTTCTAATTATGAGCAAGAGGCATTTCTACAAAATGAAATTTCTAAAAAACTTTTAAATGAAATTTCAGGGAATTTTAAAAATGTTCTTGACTTAGGTTGCGGAACAGGGTTTATTTGCAAAAATAGAGAATTCACTTTTGAAAATTTTCTTGGAATTGATATTTCCCCAAACATGCTAGAACTTCATCCAAAAAGTGATAATTGCAAAACAGAAATCAGCGATTTTGACTCTTTTTCTGATTTCCAAAATTTTGACTTGATAATCTCTTCGTCATCTCTTCAGTGGAGTAAAAATTTAAAAGCGATTTTTGAGAAATTTGAAAATCTGGATTCTGCAATTCATTTAGCTATTTTTACAAATAGAACTTTTATTGAATTGCAAAATGAGCTAGAAATAGTTTCCCCGATTCCTGCACTTGCGGAAATTTTGAATTTTGCAAAGAATTTTTCATACAGGGTTGAAAAGGGTGTTTTGGAATTCTCATCTTCAAAAGAGCTATTAGAATATATTCGGAAAAGTGGAGTTTCTGGAGGTTGGAATCTCTCAAAAATTGGCAAACTCAAAAAAATGTTAAATCGCGATGAGGTCAAGAAACTATCTTTTGAAATTGTATATTTGCAAAAAAGCTAATTTAAATATAGAAGTTCGCCCAATTTTGGAGTTTTCACATTTAGATTTCTCTCTTTTGCCTCTTTTAAAAAAAGTTCCATTGGTTCAGCGAGAGGTTCATCACTCAATTTAAAAGTTCTATAATGCATTGGAATTGCAAAATTGACTCCTAAATCTAGAGAGGATTGCACAGCCTCCATTGGGTTTATATGATTACTTTTCATGATTTTTTCTGGCTTGTATGCACCGATTGGAATAAGGACAATATCTACCCTTTCGCTATTTCCAATCATTTTAAAATGATCGCTGTAAGATGTGTCTCCCGCAAAATAGATATTCTCAACTAAAAAACTTCCCCAAAGCGATCTATTTAAATCAAAAGCACCTCGCCGTCCCCAATGTTTAGCGGGTAAAAATTTTATCTTTAAATTATCATTTAAACTCTCAAACCAATCTAATTCAAAAACATTTTCAAATTTTTGGAGATATTTTTTTATTCCAAGAGGAACAAGAATTTTTGGGTTTGAAAATTTGGAAATTGACCTCATCGAACGAATATCAAGATGATCATAATGAGAGTGTGAAATGAGAACATAATCTATTTTTGGCAAATCTGAAACTTGGTAAGGGGTTGACGAAATCCTCTTGTGCAGAGGAACATCACCAAAAACTGGATCAGTTAAAACTCGTTTCCCAGAAATTTGAATTAAAAAAGTTGAATGCCCAAGCCAAACAATATAATCTTTTTTAGTTTTTAGCTTTTCAGTTTCAATCTTTTTTTCCAATTGGAAATTTTCTCTTTTTTTTCCTCTTGTCTCAAATTTCCATTTTAAAATATCCCGAAAAGAGATATTTTTAAAACCGTCATATTTTGAGTGGAAACGACCATTTTTTTTATAATAAAATTTTTCATCCATCTTAGAAAGTGCCTCTCTTTAAAGTAGAAATTTAATATTTGAGTTTAGCGAAAAGCTGTCGGAAAAACCCGACAGAATTTTAAGAATAGGTCTCTTTTATAAGAGGAAGTTTTGAATGCTTTGCACTTTCTGGTTGAATTACTGAATGATTTATTCCAAATTCAAAAAGAATTTTTTCAATTTTATCAATTAAATCATCAATATTTTGTAGCGAAAGTTCATCTTTAACAACGATATGAGCATAGAAAAAAGAGTGATTTTGAGATGGTTCAAGAACATGAACATCATGAATCGACTCGACCTCATCAAATTCCAAAACTTTTTTCTCAATTTTAGAAGCATCGATTGAATGATTTAAATCCATAAGTGAGAAGAAACTTCGTCGTAAAAGCGGAAGTGAAGAGTAAATTATGTAAATTGAAAAGATAAGCGAAAGAATTTTATCAACAATAAAAATTCCAAAGAAGTAAATAACAAGTCCGCCAACAATTACTGAAAAAGACAAAAGAGAATCTGCTAGAAAATGCAAATATGCGGAACGAATATTTAAATCTTTTTTTCCTTTTTGTAGAGTTAGAAGAAGATAAGCACTTATTCCATTTGCAAAAAGTGCAATTGTTGCAACCAAAATCATCGCAGAGCCATCGACTGCTTCACTCTGAGAAAAAAGAGCAACAACTGTTTCATAAAGTAGAAAAAGCATTGTCAGAATTAAAAGTAGAGAATTGACAAAAGTTGCCATCATCTCGCTACGAATATATCCATAACTGTTCCGAATTGTCGGCGATTTTTTTGCAAAGAGTGTTGCTATAAACGAGATAATAACCGCAACAATATCGCCAAGATTGTGAAAGGCATCTGTTATTAGAGCTATTGAGTTTGAAACAACTCCAAAAGCGATTTCAAATCCAACAATGACAAAATTTAGAACAATGATAGCCCAGAATTTACTATTATTACTCACAGCTCTGAAAAGTTCCTAAGAATTTTCAAACCATTTTCATGGCTCTTTTCTGGATGAGGTTGAAAACCAAAAATATTTTCTCTATTTACCGAGCTTGTAAATTCAATTCCATACTCTGTTTTTCCGAGAACAAACTCCTCTTTCGTCTCAACATAATATGAATGGACAAAATAGAGATAAGGGTCTTTTAAACCTTTAAAAAGAGTTTTATTATCAGTGTGATGGACTCTATTCCAGCCCATGTGAGGGATTTTTAAATTCATCTCTTTAAATCGCTTTACTTTTCCGTTAATAAGACTAAGACCTTTGTGATTTCCAAACTCTTCACTCTCTTCAAAAAGTAATTGCATTCCAAGACAAATTCCAAGCATATACTTTCCACTTTGTGAAAATTCTAAAACAGCTTTATCCATGCCAGTCTCTTTTAAATGCTCAATTGCACTACCAAAAGCACCAACACCTGGGAGTAAGATTTTGTCGTAATTTTTTAGTTTTTCTGGATCAGTTTCAATGGTTGCATTGACTCCAATTTTCTGAAAAGCATTATAAACACTTGCGAGATTTCCGACATTATAATTAACAATACCGACTTTCATAAAAGTCTCCTTTTTTTTGAAAAATTTTCCGAAATAGTATCTTTTGTGAAATTTAAATTAGATGTTTTTGGATTAAAGTCAAATCTTTTTCATCGATAACTATATTTGCCTCTTTTTTTAAAACCTCTTTTCCGACAAAGGCAACTCGATAATCTGCATGAGCGAACATACTTAAATCATTTGCACCATCTCCAACAACAAGGGTATTTTTTCTATCTGTTCCGAGTAAGTTTTGTAATCTAACGATGAGGTCGCCTTTACTACTCCCAAACATCATTTCTCCACCAACTTGTCCAGTTAAAACTCCATTTTTGCTGTGTAGAGTGTTTGAGAAATCAGCATCGAGTCCTAAAACATCTTTTGCATGTGAAGTTGCACAACGAAAACCACCGCTAAAACAGACAACAGTAGCACCATTCTCTTTTAAAAATGAGACAATCTCTTTTGCACCTTTCATAAGTGGTAGGTTTTTTGCAATTTCAACAACTTTATCACTAGATAAACCCTCTAAAAGAGAGACTCTTTTTGTCAAACTCTCAAAAAAATCTGCTTCTCCATTCATTGCCAATTCTGTGATTTTTGCGACTTCATCACTAATTCCTAACTCTTCAGCAAAAAAGTCAATTGTCTCTCCATCCATGAGAGTTGAATCAAAATCAAATACTGCTAATTTTATATCTTTCACTTTATTCCCTATTTTGTTTAAATATATTCTATTTTATCAAAAAATCATTTCAGAACTTATATAATTTTTAATTATTACTATCAAAGTTTCCATCTCTTTTTTGTGTTAAAATCGCAATTCACTACACAAATAAAGAGAAAATTTAATGTTTGATTTTGGTTTTTTTGAATTTGTTGTTATTTCTGTTTTAGCTGTTCTTGTTCTTGGACCAGAAAAACTGCCTGAAACACTTGCAACAATCTACAAATTTATTAGAAAAATTAAAAACTTTGTTTTGAATACCCAAAAAAGTATTGAAAAAGAGTTAGAGTTGGAAGATATTAAAAATGAGTTGATGAAGCAAAAAGATGAGCTTTCCATGCAACGACAGCAATATGAAGAGCTGATGAATCGCACAATTGCAAATCCGATAAACGAGGAGATTTCACAAGTCAAAAAACTTGAAAGTGAAACAAAAAAAGAGATTACAATGAAACGGCGAGATAGTGCAAAAGAGGAATTACACAAAATAATTAGCGGAGATAAGTCATGATTGATCTGAATTGTTCGACTCTTGAAGAGTTAGAAAATATTGAAAATGACGACCGACCTTTTGCATCGCTCCGACCTCATCTCCACGAAATTAAATGTCGGCTAAAAATTGTCTCAATTCTTTTTGTAATTTTCTTTGCAATCTCTTTTTGGCAATATTCACCAATTCTTGATTGGATTGTCGAACCTCTTCAAGATGCTTTAAGTGTTGCAAAAGAGACAACAGCAAATGGTCTCGATGGAAAAGTTACAACACACCAAGTAGCAGGAACATTTTTTGTAATTTTGAAAGTGGCATTTTTTGCAACTTTTATTCTTCTGATTCCTGTTTTTCTTTGGCACGGGTGGGGTTTTATTGCACCTGGTCTAAATGAAAAAGAGAAAAAATTTACTTTTCCGCTTGTTGTTGGTGGAACATTTATGTTTGCTGTTGGAATTCTTTTTGCTTACTATATTGTTATGCCGTTTGGATTTGAGTTTCTGATTCTTTTTGGTTCAGAAAAATTTGTTCCATATATCGATATTGAAAATTATGTTGGATTTTTTACTAAATTTGGAATTGGTTTTGGGATTGCTTTTCAGTTGCCTGTAATTATTTTCTTTTTAGCACATCTCGGTTTTGTTACCGACAAAGATTTAAAAGATTTTTTCAAGTATGCAATTTTGATTATTTTTATTATTTCTGCGATTTTAACTCCGCCAGATGTCTTGACACAACTTTTAATGGCTGGACCAATGACCTTGCTTTACGGAATCTCAATTCTTATCGCAAAAACCATTAATCCATTTAAAAAAGATGAATAATCTTGTTCGGGAGAAATTCCCGAGCTTAAATTACCATTTCTTATTATTTTTCTATCACTTCTAATTTATCAAAAGCATTTTTTAATTCATCAAAAGATTTTATCCAGCCAACATTTATTGCAAAACCGAGAGTTTTTAACCATTCGGCACTATTTTCTTGAACAAGTGTGTCATGCTCTTTTTCGTTATAGCCTTTTGTTGAAAGAATTGAGAGTTTTCTACGAATTGCTAGAGAAACTTGGATATAAATTCCAGTGTTGTTTTTCTCTTTTCGGTCTGGCAAAGTATCAACGAGTTTATTGAACTCTTTGAAAGAATCTCCACCGATATCTCTCCAAAAAAGAATTTTTTGATTTATAAAAACATCAATCATTTAAACTCGATTCCAAATTTTTTCAACAATATCTAAAGAATTTTTTAACTCGCTTTTGTAGAAAAGTAGCGAAATCTTTTTGAGTCAATCTAGGAAATTGTATTAAAGTCGGATTCCTCCGACAAAATCTACTCGAACCACCAATAGCTAAAACCTAAATCGTAAGGTGGTGAATTTTTTGGGCGGTGGATTCGATTCCAATATGCCACCCGAAATTTATCAATATGCCACTGCGGAATTACATAAAAATTTGTCAAAAGTTCCCTATCAAGTTTAAATACAGAATTTTTTAGCTCTTCCAAATTTTTCGCACTTTTAATTTTTCCAATTAGAAAATCGACTATTTTATTATTTACTCCCGCAATATTTTGACTCCCTTCCACATTTGCGAGAGATGAGTGCCAAAAACTAAATTGCTCACCACCAATTAAAAGTGGTTGGCTACGACTAGAGACAATCATTTCAAAATCATGTTTTTTCACTCTCTCAATATATTGAGAAATATCAACAACTTTAATTTCAAGATCAATTCCAAGTTTTGCTAAATTTCTTTTGAAAGGTAGTGTAATTCTTACAAAACCTTGAGAATAAAGAAGAACTTCAAATTTCACTCTTTCACCATTTTTAAAAAATAACTTTCCGTCTTTGAGATAACAACCAGCACTTTTTAGCGACCTCATCGCCGAACGAAGAGATGGACGAATTTGATAACTTCCCCCTGCAATAGGCATTTTGAATTTGCCTGAGTCAAAAATGGAATTCGCAAAAAAACTATTGCTTCTTGTGTATTGACCATAGAAAAGATTTTGGTTTGCCCACTCAAAATCGAAAGCTAAAGCAATTCCTCTTCTAACTCTCCAATTGCTAAATTTTGAGAGTCGAGAGTTGAAAAAATATCCTTGCATTCCTTGTGGAACACGATTTTTAATCTCTTCAACTACAAATCTCTCATCTAAATCACCATAAGCTGTTGCCCAATTTTTCGACATGTTCTCAAGTCTAAAGTGGTAATTTCGGGATTTAAAAGCTTCAAAAAGAACATTTTCATCTCGGTAATATTCGTAAGTGATAGAGTCAAAATTATTTTTTCCACGATTTGGCAAGATATTTTCACCCCAATAGTCTTTTCTTCTCTCAAATTTCACAAATTTTCCGCTCTCAAATTTCTCAATTTTATAAGCACCACTACCAATTGGAATTCCATCTCCCCAATTCTCACTTTTTGGAAAAATTAGCATCTCCCCAATTGTTGCGATGAGGTCTCGGCTCGAATCTTCTGAAAGAGTAAATTCAATTTTCCGTTCATTTAAAATTTCTATATTTTCAATTCCCTTTAGGTGGGCTTTATAAATTGGCGACCCTTTTTCTAATAGAGTCTTAAAAGCAAATTCAACATCAGTCGCCAAAACAGATTTCCCATTTGAGAATTTTGCATCTTCTGAAATCGTAAAAACTACACTTTTCCAATCTTCTGAAATCTCTGTATCTTTTGCTAAAAGTCCATAATATGATGCAACCTCATCATCAGACTTAACAACGAGCGAATCGTAAATAAGATCTATTCCGTCGGCAGAATTTCCCTTTAAAATAAACGGATTTAGCGAGTCAAAAGTTCCTCCAACTCCCAATTTTATATCTCCGCCTTTTTGTGCTTTCTCATTTGCATACTCAAAAGTAGAACTTTCTAAATATTTTGGTTCTCCCAAAAGCGAAAATGAGTAGCCTGAAAAAAGTAGAGTTGGTAAAAGTAAAATTCGTAAAATCAATTCTTTTCTTTTTGAAATGAATTTTATCAAATGGAGCGAGAAAACTCCTTGCTCAAGAACTTGTAGAGAGTTCTAGCTATTAGTTGGGTATTTCACCAGGTAGAAATTTTTCTTTTCGAGAAATCTATATAAATTTTTTCCATTTGTTAAAATTCCGAGAAAAGGGAAATATTGAGATTTTCACGATCTTTCATTGTTACATCAAAAGAGAGTCCAAGCGATGCGACACTACCAAGCCACTCACTACTAATCCGAGGTGGTTATATAAATGGTGTTGCAAGTGGGCTTTACAATTTCTTACCACTTGGAAAAATAGCACTCGAAAATATTAGAAAAGTTGTAAAAGAGGAATTAGACAAAGCGGGATGTTCAGAAGTTGAACTCTCATTTGTTACTCCAGCAGAAATGTGGGAAGAGAGTGGGCGACTACAAAAATTTGGAGATGAATTACTCCGATTTAAAGATAGAAAAGATAATTTATTTGTGCTTGGTCCAACTCATGAAGAGATGATGGTAAATCTTGTAAAAAATAGAATTACAAGCTACAAGCAACTTCCACAAAATTTATATCAAATAAAAACAAAATTCCGAGATGAAGCAAGACCAAGATTTGGACTTATGCGAGGTCGAGAATTTTTGATGAAAGATGGATACTCATTTCATGCGACTGAAGAAGATATGAAACGAGAATTTGAATTGATGGAAGAGACATATTCTAAAATTTTGATGAGACTCGAATTGGATTTTCGAGTTGTTGATGCGGATTCTGGAGTAATTGGTGGTAGCGGAAGCAAGGAATTTATGGTTCTTGCCGATTCTGGTGAAGATACACTTGTTGTTTGTCGGCACTGTTCATATGGTGCAAATATCGAAACGGCAAAAAGAAAAAAACCAAAAACTCCAAAAAATGAGCCAGAAATGGAGATGAAATTTACAAAATTCAAAACTCCAGATATGAAAAAAATTGAAGATTTAGCAAACTTCTTTAGAATTGAGAAATATTTTTTTATAAAAGCAGTTGTAAAAAAAGCAATTTTTGAAGATAGTGAAGAGGTTGTAATATTCTTTTTACGAGGTTCTGACGAACTTGAAGAGACAAAAGCTAAAAATTCGATTGGTGCTTTGGAATTAGAAGATATTTCTGAAGAAGAAATTTCAAATGCGGAATTAGTTGCGGGATTTGTTGGACCAGTTGAGTTGAATTCAAAATTCACAATTGTGTTTGATGAAGATTTGCGAAATGCTGAAAATATGATTTGTGGTGCAAATGAAGTGGATTATCACTACATTGGTGTAAATTTGAAAGATTTAGCCCCAAACACAACTTTCGCCGACCTCATCGCAGTTCAAGAGGGAGACCACTGTCCGCATTGTGGAAAAAGTTTGGAATATAAAAAAGGGATAGAAGTTGGACATATTTTCCAACTCGGCACACAATATTCGGAAAAACTTGATGCAAATTTCTTAGATCAAAATGGAAAAAGCAGACCTTTTGTTATGGGAACTTATGGAATTGGTGTGAGTCGTCTTCTTGCAGGAATTGTTGAACAACACCATGATGATTTGGGAATGGTTCTACCGCCACTTGTCTCTCCGTATCTTGTAAATATTCTGGTTTCAAATGTAAAAAATAGCGATGAGGTAGAATTTGGCGAATATCTGTATCAGCATCTACAAGAAAATGGTGTTTCCGCAATTCTTGACGACCGAAAAGACCGTTTTGGATTTAAAATTAAAGATGCGGAACTAATTGGTTTCCCTCTCACTGTTATTATTGGAAAATCTCTAAAAGATGGTGAAGTTGAACTTTACTATCGAAAAGAGAAGCGAAAAGAGAAAGTTTCTAAAGATGAAGCACTCAAACTACTTTTAAGCCACGGAGCAACTCTATGATTTTAGAACACGAAATTCCAAAAGATTCCAAAGTATATTTTGGTGAAATTGCAAAACGAAAACGAGAACTTGAAAATATTTCCGCAAATCTATTTTCTGAAAATGGTTTCACTGAAATTGTTACTCCAACTTTTTCGTATCATCAAACCTCATCGCTACCTTTGAAAAATCTGATTCAGCTCTCCGACTACAAAAATAACCCGATGACTCTTCGAGCAGATAATACGACTTCACTTTTTCACATCACTCAAAAGCGACTCGGTCGAAATAGTTCAAATACAAAATGGTTTTACATCCAGCCTGTTTTCCGTTATCCGTCAAGCGAAAGCTATCAAATTGGTGCGGAAATTATTGACGAAACTGATTTAGAAAAAGTTTTGAATCTCAATTTAGAAATTTTCAAAAATTTTAAACTGGAATCAACTTTACAAATCTCAAATATTGAAATTCCACGACTTATTGCAAATCACTTAAATATTGATATTTCACTTTTCAAAAACATCGAAATTAAGAAAATTCTTGATTTAAAAATTGATTGGTTGAGCGAACTTCTCTATTTGGAAAAAGCTGAAGATATTTCTAAAGTAAAATCACTTTTACCTGATTTTTTAATTGAACCAATGGAAAAAATTGAGAATCTTGTTAAAAATCTTGAACACAAAAATTTGATAATTTCTCCGCTTTACTACACAAAAATGGAATATTACAACTCTGTTTATTTCAGAATTTTCCACAAAAATAGTGTTTTCTCTCGAGGCGGTTCTTACACACTCGATGAAATCAATTCTGTTGGTTTCTCAATTTATCTCGATGAGGTTTTAGGAGAAGAGATTTGACAACTTATAGAGTTTTAATCCAAACAAAAGATGAACGGGGTCTTGTTTCTAAAGTTTCACAACTTTTTTCAGAAATGAGTCTAAATATTATTTCAAATAATGAGTTTGTCGATTCTGAAGAGGCTCTTTTTTTTATGCGAAGTGAAATTGCTGGTGAAAATTGTGATGTCAAAAAATTAGAAAATGGGTTGCGGGAAATTCTTCCGCGATTTTCTCAAATTCAAATCGTTGATTCATCAAAAAGGAAAAAAATTGTAATTCTTGTTACAAAAGAGAGTCATTGTCTTGGCGATATTTTGATGAGAACTTATGATGATGAATTGCATTCTGACATTGTTGGAGTTTTTGGAAACTACGACAACTTAAAATTGCTAGTTGAAAAATTTGATATTCAGTTTGAAACTATTTCTCATGTAAATTTGGACCGAGAAAGTCATGCGAAAATCATGAAAAGAGAAATCAAAAAGTTGGAATTCGACTACATTGTTCTTGCAAAATATATGAGAATTTTACCACCCTCTTTTGTGCGGGAATTCAAACACAAAATTATAAATATTCACCACTCATTTTTACCTGCATTTATTGGTGCAAATCCGTACAAACAGGCTTACGAACGGGGTGTGAAAATTATTGGTGCGACTGCTCATTTTGTTACTGATGATTTAGATGAAGGTCCAATTATCGGGCAGAGTATTACACAAGTTGATCACACTTATAGTTGGAAAGATATGCAAAAAGCAGGGCGAGATATTGAGAAAATTGTTCTCTCAAAAGCATTAAAACTTGTGCTTGACGATCGAGTTATGCTTTACAATAATCGGACGGTTATTTTTTAGATGTTTGAGAAATTTTTAGAGGAGAGAATTCCAGAAGTTTCTGGATTTCACCCGCATTTTGAGAAAGCTTTAAAATCGATTCTGCTTTCGGGCGGGAAAAGATTTCGTCCGCAACTAATTTTTGCAGTTGTGGAAGCACTCCAGCCAAGACTTTTGAAAAATTCGTATCATGTCGCTTTTGGGATTGAGGCACTTCACACATATTCGCTTGTGCATGATGACTTACCTGCAATGGACGATGCGGATTTACGGCGGGGAGTTGAGACACTTCACAAAACCTACGATGAGGTTACCGCAATTCTTGTCGGAGATGCACTAAATACTCTCGCATTTGAAA
This region includes:
- a CDS encoding formyltetrahydrofolate deformylase (PFAM: ACT domain; Formyl transferase~TIGRFAM: formyltetrahydrofolate deformylase), producing the protein MTTYRVLIQTKDERGLVSKVSQLFSEMSLNIISNNEFVDSEEALFFMRSEIAGENCDVKKLENGLREILPRFSQIQIVDSSKRKKIVILVTKESHCLGDILMRTYDDELHSDIVGVFGNYDNLKLLVEKFDIQFETISHVNLDRESHAKIMKREIKKLEFDYIVLAKYMRILPPSFVREFKHKIINIHHSFLPAFIGANPYKQAYERGVKIIGATAHFVTDDLDEGPIIGQSITQVDHTYSWKDMQKAGRDIEKIVLSKALKLVLDDRVMLYNNRTVIF
- a CDS encoding prolyl-tRNA synthetase, family II (PFAM: YbaK / prolyl-tRNA synthetases associated domain; Anticodon binding domain; tRNA synthetase class II core domain (G, H, P, S and T)~TIGRFAM: prolyl-tRNA synthetase, family II), which produces MRFSRSFIVTSKESPSDATLPSHSLLIRGGYINGVASGLYNFLPLGKIALENIRKVVKEELDKAGCSEVELSFVTPAEMWEESGRLQKFGDELLRFKDRKDNLFVLGPTHEEMMVNLVKNRITSYKQLPQNLYQIKTKFRDEARPRFGLMRGREFLMKDGYSFHATEEDMKREFELMEETYSKILMRLELDFRVVDADSGVIGGSGSKEFMVLADSGEDTLVVCRHCSYGANIETAKRKKPKTPKNEPEMEMKFTKFKTPDMKKIEDLANFFRIEKYFFIKAVVKKAIFEDSEEVVIFFLRGSDELEETKAKNSIGALELEDISEEEISNAELVAGFVGPVELNSKFTIVFDEDLRNAENMICGANEVDYHYIGVNLKDLAPNTTFADLIAVQEGDHCPHCGKSLEYKKGIEVGHIFQLGTQYSEKLDANFLDQNGKSRPFVMGTYGIGVSRLLAGIVEQHHDDLGMVLPPLVSPYLVNILVSNVKNSDEVEFGEYLYQHLQENGVSAILDDRKDRFGFKIKDAELIGFPLTVIIGKSLKDGEVELYYRKEKRKEKVSKDEALKLLLSHGATL